A stretch of the Methanobacterium veterum genome encodes the following:
- the pscS gene encoding O-phospho-L-seryl-tRNA:Cys-tRNA synthase — MECQEYGLTRNTERDNLNLNPLQRGGMLPIEARKALIEYADGYSVCDYCAGRLDEVPNPSISGFLQDLAKFINVDEVRTTHGARESKFAIMHALCEPGDTVIVDGNAHYTTHLAAERNKINVIEVPNNGHPTYEITPEKYRETLENAIDSGIDIKLSLLTHVDGDYGNLADAKAVGDVAHKAGIPIILNCAYSMGRLPIDAKALNMDFVVGSGHKSMAASGPIGVLGMKEEYSDALLKHSKRHKVKEIEMLGCTSRGAPIVTLMASLPYVAERVKHWGTEVEKTRNFVRQLEEIEGVHQIGVKPKEHDLTRFETPIFDKIAENHPRRGFFLYEELKKRNIVGIKRGQTKWFKCSVYGFSEEQISYIANSFKEIVDKYKDLI, encoded by the coding sequence ATGGAATGTCAGGAGTATGGGCTTACACGAAATACAGAAAGAGACAATTTGAACTTAAATCCTCTCCAGCGTGGGGGAATGCTTCCTATTGAGGCAAGAAAAGCTTTAATTGAGTATGCTGATGGTTACAGTGTATGTGATTACTGTGCTGGAAGGCTTGATGAAGTGCCTAATCCTTCAATAAGTGGATTTTTACAGGATTTAGCGAAATTTATCAATGTTGATGAGGTAAGAACTACACATGGTGCAAGGGAAAGTAAATTTGCAATAATGCATGCGTTATGTGAACCTGGCGATACTGTAATTGTAGATGGAAATGCACACTACACAACCCATCTTGCTGCAGAGCGAAATAAGATTAATGTAATTGAAGTTCCAAATAATGGGCATCCTACATATGAAATAACTCCTGAAAAATACAGGGAAACTTTGGAAAACGCAATTGACAGTGGAATAGATATCAAACTTTCTTTGCTTACTCATGTGGATGGTGACTATGGTAACCTGGCTGATGCAAAAGCAGTGGGTGATGTAGCCCATAAAGCAGGAATCCCTATAATTTTAAACTGCGCATATTCTATGGGAAGACTGCCCATAGATGCTAAAGCATTAAATATGGATTTTGTAGTTGGAAGCGGCCATAAGAGCATGGCGGCATCTGGACCAATTGGTGTGCTTGGAATGAAGGAAGAATATTCGGATGCTTTACTTAAACATTCAAAGAGGCATAAAGTTAAAGAAATTGAAATGCTTGGATGTACTAGTAGGGGAGCTCCAATAGTAACTTTAATGGCATCACTCCCATATGTTGCAGAGAGGGTCAAGCATTGGGGCACGGAAGTTGAAAAGACAAGGAATTTTGTAAGGCAGCTGGAAGAAATTGAAGGTGTTCATCAGATAGGGGTAAAACCAAAAGAACATGACCTCACCAGATTTGAAACACCTATCTTTGATAAAATAGCTGAAAACCATCCGCGAAGGGGCTTTTTCCTGTATGAAGAACTTAAAAAGAGAAATATCGTTGGAATAAAACGTGGACAGACCAAATGGTTCAAATGCAGTGTTTATGGATTCAGCGAAGAGCAGATATCATATATCGCAAATTCATTTAAGGAAATTGTAGATAAGTATAAAGACTTAATTTAA
- a CDS encoding FAD-dependent oxidoreductase, giving the protein MDEYDVIIIGSGPAGLTAGIYAGRQGLKTLILEKQLAGGAGLMVPNMENYPGFELVSGKVLIDYTKKQALKYAKINEMEEVKKLEIIGDHEIKVSSQKAEYKAKSVILCTGTTHRKLNAPGEKEFLGRGVFYCAVCDGPLFMGKRILVVGGGNTAIQGALYLDTIGSYTAVAHRRDELRAEKYLQEKLKEKDIAMFWDSVIDEIKGDMFVKSVVLLNKKTNEKNEYPIDGIFIAVGDIPSNGIAKDIGLETDKNGYIITDKSQKTNIQGIYSAGDITGGVNQWVVACGEGAVAALSAYDDLMRIS; this is encoded by the coding sequence ATGGATGAATATGATGTTATTATTATAGGATCAGGGCCTGCCGGGCTGACAGCAGGAATCTATGCTGGAAGGCAGGGATTAAAGACATTAATACTTGAAAAACAGCTTGCAGGTGGAGCCGGACTGATGGTTCCTAATATGGAAAATTATCCAGGATTTGAATTAGTTTCTGGTAAAGTATTAATAGACTACACTAAAAAGCAGGCATTGAAGTACGCTAAAATAAATGAAATGGAAGAAGTCAAAAAATTAGAAATCATTGGCGACCACGAAATAAAAGTTTCATCCCAGAAAGCAGAATATAAGGCCAAATCAGTGATATTGTGTACCGGAACTACTCATAGAAAACTTAACGCACCTGGAGAAAAAGAATTCCTTGGAAGAGGTGTTTTTTACTGTGCAGTCTGTGATGGACCTTTGTTTATGGGTAAAAGGATTTTAGTAGTGGGTGGAGGTAATACTGCCATTCAGGGAGCTTTATATTTAGATACCATTGGTTCATATACTGCTGTTGCACATAGAAGGGATGAACTTAGGGCTGAAAAATATCTGCAGGAGAAATTAAAAGAAAAAGATATTGCAATGTTCTGGGACTCTGTTATAGATGAAATAAAGGGTGACATGTTTGTAAAAAGTGTAGTACTGCTTAACAAAAAAACTAATGAAAAAAATGAATACCCGATTGATGGAATATTTATAGCAGTTGGAGACATACCTTCAAATGGTATAGCTAAAGATATAGGATTAGAGACTGACAAAAATGGTTACATTATAACTGATAAAAGCCAAAAAACCAATATTCAAGGGATATACTCTGCTGGTGATATCACTGGTGGAGTTAATCAGTGGGTGGTTGCATGTGGAGAAGGTGCAGTAGCTGCTTTGTCAGCTTATGATGACTTAATGAGGATCAGTTAA
- the gatE gene encoding Glu-tRNA(Gln) amidotransferase subunit GatE, translated as MDYEKLGLKMGLEVHQQLNTKEKLFCPCDCNLTDKEPEFKILRNLRPTQSELGKIDRAAFEEARRKLNFIYDAYAHETCLVEADEEPPHPLNREALEVSLIIATLLNMHVVDEFHTMRKQVIDGSNTGGFQRTGLVATEGVLETKYGNVQIDVLCLEEDAARRIGQEKGKVNFRLDRLGIPLVEITTAPSITHPEQVKEVAYHIGQVLRSTKVKRGIGTIRQDLNISIREGARVELKGVQDLDLMSTMVENEVTRQINLLKIKDELNNRNASVDDELYDIAPLLKETKSKIIAKAESVFAIKLNGFKGLIGMEIQPGRRFGTELAGYAKKMGVSGLFHTDELPAYGITEDEVNAINEFLGIGDEDAFILIADEKEKALNALQEVQRRAKISLQAVPEETRKALPDGNSDYLRPLPTASRMYVETDIPAISVSKELLDDIKSDLPELPDEKKVRIIKQYNLSEDLAKQLVRRNRADSFEEIKAESGVDSTTIASTLAYTLKELKRDGCSIDELNNSILLEAFELLENGQISKDALPQILANVCSEGNSPQEAAESLNLMMLSEGDVEEIIAEIVFSNKKMVEERGMGAMGPLMGMSMKKLKGKADGKLVNKLLRDKLQNIE; from the coding sequence ATTGATTATGAAAAACTTGGACTTAAAATGGGTCTTGAAGTACACCAGCAGTTGAATACGAAAGAAAAGTTATTCTGCCCATGCGATTGTAATCTTACTGATAAAGAACCAGAATTTAAAATTTTAAGGAATTTAAGACCTACACAAAGTGAACTTGGGAAAATAGACCGGGCTGCATTTGAAGAGGCACGAAGAAAACTAAATTTCATCTATGATGCTTATGCACATGAAACTTGCCTTGTTGAAGCAGATGAAGAACCTCCACATCCATTAAATAGGGAAGCACTTGAAGTATCCTTAATAATAGCAACACTCCTCAATATGCATGTTGTGGATGAATTCCATACCATGAGGAAACAGGTAATAGATGGAAGTAATACTGGTGGTTTCCAGAGAACAGGTCTTGTTGCAACAGAAGGTGTTCTGGAAACAAAATATGGAAATGTCCAGATTGACGTTTTATGTCTTGAAGAAGATGCCGCAAGAAGAATTGGACAGGAGAAGGGTAAAGTTAACTTCAGGCTGGACAGGCTTGGAATTCCTCTTGTTGAAATAACAACCGCACCTTCTATAACTCACCCTGAACAGGTAAAAGAAGTTGCATACCATATAGGACAAGTACTTAGGAGTACTAAAGTTAAAAGAGGAATAGGAACTATACGCCAGGATTTGAATATATCAATCCGAGAAGGTGCAAGGGTCGAGCTAAAAGGAGTTCAAGATTTAGATCTTATGTCTACAATGGTTGAAAATGAAGTGACCAGGCAGATAAACCTTTTAAAAATAAAGGATGAATTGAATAATAGAAATGCATCTGTTGACGATGAATTGTATGATATAGCTCCTCTATTAAAAGAAACTAAATCCAAAATAATCGCAAAAGCTGAGAGCGTATTTGCAATTAAATTGAATGGTTTTAAAGGATTAATAGGAATGGAGATTCAGCCGGGTAGAAGATTTGGTACAGAACTTGCAGGGTATGCTAAGAAAATGGGAGTATCTGGACTGTTCCACACTGATGAACTTCCAGCTTATGGCATAACTGAAGATGAAGTTAATGCAATAAATGAGTTTTTAGGCATTGGGGATGAAGATGCTTTTATTCTAATTGCAGATGAAAAAGAAAAAGCCCTCAATGCTTTACAGGAAGTCCAGAGAAGGGCAAAAATCTCACTTCAAGCAGTACCAGAAGAAACAAGAAAAGCATTGCCTGATGGAAATTCAGACTATTTGAGACCACTTCCAACAGCAAGCAGAATGTATGTGGAAACAGATATTCCTGCAATCAGCGTATCAAAAGAGCTGCTTGATGATATAAAGTCTGATTTACCAGAACTTCCAGATGAAAAGAAAGTTAGGATAATTAAACAGTATAATTTAAGTGAAGACCTTGCAAAACAGCTTGTAAGGAGAAATAGGGCTGACAGTTTTGAAGAAATCAAAGCAGAATCTGGTGTGGATTCTACAACGATAGCATCAACTTTAGCTTATACTTTAAAGGAACTAAAAAGGGATGGATGCAGCATAGATGAATTGAATAACAGCATTTTGCTTGAGGCATTTGAACTTTTAGAAAATGGTCAAATATCAAAAGATGCACTTCCTCAGATTTTAGCAAATGTGTGCAGTGAGGGCAATTCACCACAAGAAGCAGCAGAAAGTTTGAATTTAATGATGCTGTCTGAAGGTGATGTTGAAGAGATAATAGCTGAAATAGTTTTCTCAAATAAGAAAATGGTAGAAGAACGTGGAATGGGTGCTATGGGTCCTCTTATGGGTATGTCCATGAAAAAGTTAAAGGGGAAAGCTGATGGGAAGCTTGTGAATAAACTTTTGAGGGATAAGTTACAGAATATAGAATGA
- the gatD gene encoding Glu-tRNA(Gln) amidotransferase subunit GatD — translation MSYRGASEIFLKSAGISIGDSVKITKQDISYEGMLLDRAEDADETHLVLKLKNGYNVGINIENATIELVKKGEKPKIELSKLDIEKDSQKHDISIISTGGTVASIIDYKTGAVHPAFTADDLIRANPELLEYANIKGKAVLNILSENMKPEYWVKSARSIADEINDGAYGVVVAHGTDTMHYTSAALSFMLDTPVPVVLTGAQRSSDRPSSDAFLNLLNSVTAAKSDIAEVMVCMHGTEDDTYCDLHRGTKVRKMHTSRRDTFRSINTSPLARVQNGGIEILDEQLMYKTRTDGEVELQDAVESNVAFIKSYPGISGEIIEYHMDKGYKGIVLEGTGLGHCPEEIIPSIKRARDSGIPVVMTSQCLYGKVNMNVYSTGRKLINAGVISAGDMLPETAYVKLCWALGQTDEIEEVEKTMQTNIAGEIEDKSSIKYFLM, via the coding sequence ATGAGTTACAGAGGAGCTTCAGAAATATTTTTAAAATCAGCAGGCATATCAATTGGTGACAGTGTCAAAATAACCAAGCAAGATATTTCCTACGAAGGCATGCTTTTAGACAGAGCTGAAGATGCTGATGAGACGCATCTTGTTTTAAAGCTTAAAAATGGTTACAATGTTGGAATAAATATAGAAAATGCAACAATTGAACTCGTTAAAAAGGGTGAAAAACCTAAAATTGAATTATCGAAACTTGATATTGAAAAAGACAGCCAGAAACATGATATATCCATAATATCAACTGGGGGAACAGTTGCATCGATAATTGATTACAAAACTGGTGCAGTTCATCCTGCATTTACGGCTGATGATCTTATTCGGGCTAACCCTGAACTTCTGGAATATGCAAATATCAAAGGAAAAGCAGTTTTAAACATCTTAAGCGAAAACATGAAACCTGAATACTGGGTTAAATCAGCAAGATCCATAGCTGATGAAATAAATGACGGCGCTTATGGTGTTGTTGTTGCCCATGGGACTGATACCATGCACTATACATCAGCTGCGTTGAGTTTTATGCTGGATACTCCGGTACCGGTAGTGCTTACTGGTGCGCAGCGGAGTTCAGACCGGCCTTCCTCTGATGCATTTTTAAACCTTTTAAATTCAGTGACTGCCGCTAAATCAGATATAGCTGAAGTCATGGTCTGCATGCATGGGACTGAAGATGACACCTACTGTGATTTACACAGAGGTACAAAGGTAAGAAAGATGCACACCTCAAGAAGAGACACCTTTAGAAGTATAAATACATCTCCACTTGCACGGGTTCAAAACGGGGGAATTGAAATTTTAGATGAACAGTTAATGTATAAAACAAGGACCGATGGTGAAGTTGAGCTTCAGGATGCTGTAGAATCTAATGTTGCATTTATTAAGAGCTACCCTGGTATTTCTGGTGAAATAATTGAGTATCATATGGATAAGGGATATAAAGGGATTGTTCTGGAAGGTACTGGTTTGGGGCACTGTCCAGAGGAAATTATTCCATCTATAAAAAGAGCAAGGGACAGTGGAATTCCTGTGGTTATGACTTCTCAGTGTCTTTATGGAAAAGTCAACATGAACGTTTACAGTACTGGAAGAAAACTTATAAATGCAGGCGTAATCTCTGCAGGGGACATGTTACCTGAAACAGCTTATGTTAAACTCTGCTGGGCTTTAGGGCAAACTGATGAAATTGAAGAAGTCGAAAAAACAATGCAAACTAACATAGCTGGAGAAATTGAAGATAAAAGCTCCATAAAGTATTTTTTAATGTAA
- a CDS encoding CBS domain-containing protein has translation MIKKLKAEDIMIEEVHVTSPKDLVAAAKLKMMRCNVGGLPVVDDKRIVGIITHRDVLLAGGEALGLKVNDLMTKELYVANRDTPILEITRIMADKGYQRIPVVENGNLVGLITQSSLIRALAGLD, from the coding sequence ATGATTAAAAAGCTAAAGGCAGAGGACATCATGATCGAAGAAGTTCACGTAACTTCTCCAAAAGACCTGGTTGCAGCAGCTAAATTGAAAATGATGAGATGTAATGTTGGGGGACTTCCTGTAGTTGATGATAAGAGAATTGTAGGAATAATAACTCATAGAGATGTTCTTTTAGCTGGAGGAGAAGCTTTGGGTCTTAAAGTAAATGATCTAATGACTAAAGAATTATACGTGGCTAATAGAGATACTCCTATACTTGAAATTACAAGAATCATGGCAGATAAAGGTTATCAAAGGATTCCTGTAGTTGAAAATGGAAATCTAGTTGGTCTTATAACTCAAAGCTCACTTATTCGTGCACTTGCAGGGTTAGATTAG
- the thiC gene encoding phosphomethylpyrimidine synthase — MTQLEYARKGQITNEMEIVAEEENIDVQKLIKRVAKGYITIPKNINGKSVPKGIGKGLSTKINANIGSSSEIEDIDIEIQKAMMAVEYGADAIMDLSTGPNLKSIREKIMHAVDVPIGTVPIYEAAVSASQEKGAVINMDEDDMFNAIINQAKEGVDFMTIHSGITRDTVEKVKNSDRIMGIVSRGGSFLAAWILQNEEENPLYKNYDYLLEIAHEYDVTLSLGDGLRPGCLADATDVSQIQELITLGQLVERARDAGVQVMVEGPGHVPLDQIQANMKIQKTICKGAPFYVLGPIVTDLAPGYDHITSAIGGAIAASSGADFLCYVTPKEHLAIPDIEAVKQGVIASKIAAQAADVANGVKSAWQNELQMANARRNFNWKKQFELAFDHETPRKYRESKPTSGDMCTMCGEFCALRIVRDNLS, encoded by the coding sequence GTGACTCAGTTAGAATACGCCAGAAAAGGCCAGATCACCAATGAAATGGAAATTGTCGCTGAAGAGGAAAATATTGATGTTCAAAAACTTATTAAACGAGTGGCAAAAGGTTATATCACAATTCCAAAGAATATAAATGGTAAAAGTGTTCCCAAAGGTATTGGAAAAGGACTAAGCACAAAAATCAACGCCAATATCGGCTCATCTTCAGAAATAGAGGACATAGATATTGAAATTCAAAAAGCCATGATGGCAGTTGAATACGGCGCTGACGCTATAATGGACCTTAGTACAGGGCCTAATCTGAAATCAATTAGAGAAAAAATAATGCATGCAGTTGATGTTCCAATTGGAACCGTTCCAATTTATGAAGCCGCTGTAAGCGCGTCCCAAGAAAAAGGTGCTGTAATTAACATGGATGAAGACGATATGTTCAACGCCATAATAAACCAGGCAAAAGAGGGTGTTGATTTCATGACCATCCATTCAGGAATAACCAGGGATACTGTAGAAAAAGTAAAAAATTCTGACAGGATTATGGGTATTGTAAGTCGTGGAGGATCTTTTTTAGCTGCATGGATACTCCAAAATGAAGAAGAAAACCCTCTTTATAAAAATTATGACTATTTACTTGAAATAGCTCATGAATACGACGTTACACTAAGTTTAGGAGACGGGTTAAGGCCAGGTTGCCTTGCAGATGCCACAGACGTTTCCCAAATCCAAGAACTCATTACACTTGGTCAGCTTGTAGAAAGAGCAAGAGATGCAGGAGTTCAGGTCATGGTAGAAGGTCCAGGACACGTACCACTGGATCAAATCCAGGCAAACATGAAAATTCAAAAAACCATCTGTAAAGGGGCACCTTTCTATGTTTTAGGTCCAATTGTAACCGATCTTGCTCCAGGTTACGATCACATAACATCTGCCATAGGGGGAGCTATTGCTGCTTCTTCAGGGGCAGATTTCCTGTGTTACGTTACCCCTAAAGAGCATCTTGCAATACCTGACATTGAAGCTGTAAAACAGGGAGTTATAGCATCCAAAATAGCTGCACAAGCTGCAGATGTCGCAAATGGAGTTAAAAGTGCATGGCAAAACGAACTCCAGATGGCAAATGCACGGAGAAACTTCAACTGGAAGAAACAATTTGAACTTGCATTTGACCATGAAACACCACGAAAATACAGGGAAAGTAAGCCCACAAGCGGAGATATGTGTACAATGTGCGGCGAATTCTGCGCTTTGAGGATTGTAAGGGATAATTTAAGCTAA
- a CDS encoding glutaredoxin family protein: MAMEHVEGKNKGNVVLYALSTCGWCKKTRMLLEELGIEFNYIYVDLTEGEERSNVIKDVQKWNPQLSFPTVVINNKDVIVGFKEDEIKEKLA; the protein is encoded by the coding sequence ATGGCCATGGAACATGTAGAAGGTAAAAACAAAGGAAATGTAGTTCTTTATGCTTTAAGTACTTGCGGATGGTGTAAGAAAACCAGAATGCTTCTTGAAGAGCTTGGTATTGAATTTAATTATATTTATGTTGACCTTACAGAAGGTGAGGAGCGATCAAATGTTATAAAAGACGTTCAAAAATGGAATCCTCAGCTTTCATTTCCAACGGTTGTAATAAACAATAAAGATGTTATTGTAGGGTTCAAGGAAGATGAAATCAAGGAGAAACTTGCATGA
- a CDS encoding ferredoxin-thioredoxin reductase catalytic domain-containing protein, translated as MSNISDAELDHFYEKVKKDVESSGYRLNPNIEFTKELLEGILTNEKRYGYGSCPCRLAAGDKEIDIDIICPCDYRDPDLNDYDTCYCGLYVSGDILEGTKEVPAIPERRPTLEEREQSQKGTLSGAPSSLQFPVWRCSVCGYLCAREEPPEVCPICKVEKERFKKFL; from the coding sequence ATGAGCAATATAAGTGACGCGGAACTGGATCATTTTTACGAAAAAGTGAAAAAAGATGTGGAATCTAGTGGATACCGCCTGAATCCCAACATTGAATTTACAAAAGAACTTTTAGAAGGCATACTTACAAATGAAAAGCGTTATGGATATGGATCTTGCCCTTGCAGGCTCGCAGCAGGCGACAAAGAGATAGACATAGATATAATCTGCCCATGTGATTATAGAGATCCTGATTTAAATGACTATGATACCTGTTACTGCGGCCTTTATGTTTCAGGAGATATTTTAGAAGGTACAAAAGAAGTGCCTGCAATACCAGAAAGAAGACCTACACTGGAAGAACGGGAACAATCCCAAAAAGGAACCTTAAGTGGTGCACCCTCATCTCTCCAATTTCCCGTTTGGAGGTGCAGCGTCTGCGGATACTTATGTGCACGTGAAGAACCGCCTGAAGTATGCCCAATCTGTAAAGTTGAAAAAGAACGCTTTAAAAAGTTCTTATAA
- a CDS encoding ATP-dependent DNA ligase — MIKIKFETFTKTLEKLENTSSQNEMVDILAETFKNLGEDEIGEVCYLVLGEIGPGYEDVNLGLSEKTVQSAISLASGYDKAHVGEEIRNIGDIGEVASKMLKDSEKKFKRLLDEHKDPSVNDIYKGFRKIAFASGKGSQKVKIETLASMLLDADDMGRRYIARYANGKMRLGIGDMTVLNGLSVSFFGSKKEKKELEHAYNISSDIGLIARTLSSRGLQGVKEIKISLNRPIKAMLAQRVSEFQDIREKIKSRDIAAEEKFDGERIQAHKDGNNIKLFSRRLTDITDQFPDLIEHIQKYVKVEKAILDGEAMAYDFQEELFGSFQILMQRRRKYGIKEYRKKIPVRYMLFDVLYVDEESFMHKSYPERREKLETIVEGSKYISLANRRVSSDLDDIDDFFQECITKNLEGIVCKSCAEDSYYKAGGREWTWIKWKKEYLSELSDTLDLVIVGAFAGRGRRSGTYGALLCAAYNSDEDVFQTVCKLGTGFSDEQLANLPKTLEDAKVDKSPARVTVTKEMSPDFWFTPKYVVEVLGSEITKSPVHTCNWNESEKQGLALRFPRFIRWREEKSPEQATSSNEILQMYER; from the coding sequence GTGATAAAAATTAAGTTTGAAACATTTACAAAAACCCTTGAGAAGCTGGAAAATACCAGTTCTCAAAATGAAATGGTAGACATCCTCGCAGAAACATTCAAAAATTTAGGTGAAGATGAGATAGGTGAGGTCTGCTATTTAGTACTGGGAGAAATAGGACCGGGTTATGAAGATGTTAATCTTGGTTTAAGCGAAAAAACCGTACAGTCTGCAATTTCACTTGCAAGTGGTTACGATAAAGCACATGTGGGTGAAGAAATAAGGAATATAGGCGATATCGGAGAAGTTGCAAGTAAAATGCTAAAAGACTCTGAAAAGAAATTTAAAAGGCTTTTAGACGAGCACAAAGATCCATCTGTAAATGATATTTATAAAGGCTTTAGAAAAATTGCTTTTGCAAGTGGTAAAGGTTCTCAAAAGGTTAAAATTGAAACATTAGCTTCAATGCTTCTGGATGCAGATGATATGGGGCGGAGATACATTGCAAGATATGCTAACGGTAAAATGAGACTCGGTATTGGAGATATGACTGTTCTAAACGGCCTTTCTGTTTCATTTTTTGGCTCAAAGAAAGAGAAAAAAGAACTTGAACATGCATACAACATAAGTTCAGATATAGGGCTCATAGCCAGAACTTTAAGTAGCAGAGGGTTACAAGGAGTTAAAGAGATAAAAATTTCATTAAATAGACCTATAAAGGCAATGTTAGCCCAAAGAGTATCAGAATTTCAAGATATTAGAGAAAAAATTAAGTCTCGAGATATTGCAGCTGAAGAAAAATTCGACGGTGAACGTATTCAGGCCCATAAAGATGGGAATAATATAAAATTATTTTCCCGACGTTTAACCGATATAACTGACCAATTTCCAGATTTAATTGAACATATTCAAAAATATGTTAAGGTGGAAAAAGCTATTTTAGACGGGGAAGCAATGGCCTACGATTTTCAAGAAGAACTTTTTGGCTCGTTCCAGATATTAATGCAGCGTCGAAGGAAATATGGAATTAAAGAATACCGAAAAAAGATTCCTGTCAGGTACATGCTGTTTGATGTTCTTTATGTAGACGAGGAATCATTTATGCATAAAAGCTACCCCGAAAGAAGGGAGAAACTTGAAACAATTGTAGAAGGTTCAAAATATATTTCACTAGCCAATCGAAGAGTTAGTTCTGACCTTGATGACATAGATGATTTCTTCCAGGAGTGTATAACTAAAAATCTGGAAGGTATTGTTTGTAAATCCTGTGCAGAAGATTCATATTATAAAGCTGGGGGAAGAGAGTGGACATGGATTAAATGGAAAAAAGAATATCTCAGTGAACTATCAGATACCCTTGACTTAGTTATCGTAGGTGCATTTGCAGGTAGGGGAAGACGAAGCGGTACTTATGGAGCCCTTTTATGTGCTGCTTATAACTCTGATGAAGATGTATTCCAGACCGTATGTAAACTGGGAACTGGATTTTCTGATGAACAATTAGCTAACTTACCTAAAACACTTGAGGACGCAAAAGTAGATAAAAGTCCAGCACGAGTTACAGTGACCAAAGAAATGAGCCCTGATTTCTGGTTTACCCCAAAATATGTGGTAGAAGTACTTGGATCAGAGATAACTAAAAGCCCTGTTCACACATGTAACTGGAATGAATCTGAAAAACAGGGTTTGGCTTTAAGATTTCCTAGATTTATCAGATGGCGTGAAGAAAAATCCCCCGAACAAGCTACAAGCTCAAATGAAATTTTGCAGATGTATGAAAGATAA
- a CDS encoding ATP cone domain-containing protein, with the protein MTDVIKSNGKREQFSKQKVKNAVENAVKDAGFSPQEKMNVIEHASQDAAQMAQGKDEIQTRQIRDTVLNDLEQDDQQVANAWKQYERQHGINY; encoded by the coding sequence ATGACAGATGTTATAAAAAGTAATGGAAAAAGAGAGCAATTTAGCAAACAAAAAGTAAAAAACGCAGTTGAAAATGCAGTTAAAGATGCTGGTTTTAGCCCGCAGGAAAAAATGAACGTTATAGAACATGCATCACAGGATGCCGCACAAATGGCTCAAGGCAAGGATGAAATTCAAACAAGACAAATAAGAGACACCGTATTAAATGATTTAGAACAAGATGATCAGCAAGTTGCCAACGCATGGAAGCAGTATGAACGCCAGCATGGAATTAACTACTGA
- a CDS encoding ATP cone domain-containing protein gives MTDVIKRNGKREQFSEQKVKNSIESAIKDAGLNPQQKSGLINNTVNDVKQQVMNKNEVRTNEIRDIVIDDLDQDEEQAGETTVGQAWRNYEEEHGIIYEEKGGRRR, from the coding sequence ATGACAGATGTTATAAAAAGAAACGGTAAAAGAGAACAGTTTAGCGAACAAAAAGTAAAAAATTCCATTGAAAGTGCAATTAAGGATGCCGGACTAAACCCACAACAAAAAAGTGGCTTAATTAATAATACAGTAAACGATGTAAAACAGCAGGTAATGAACAAAAATGAAGTAAGAACAAACGAAATAAGAGATATAGTAATAGATGACTTAGACCAAGATGAAGAACAGGCCGGAGAAACAACAGTTGGGCAGGCATGGAGAAATTATGAAGAAGAACATGGAATTATCTATGAAGAAAAAGGCGGACGCAGAAGATAA
- a CDS encoding ATP cone domain-containing protein: MTYVIKRNGKKEPFNEQKVKNSVESAVKEAGYKTHAKKRLIDKTLKDVNQAVQGKEEISSAKIRNIVINDLEQEWDEDQVPVTRAWRNYELKHGTIYRE; encoded by the coding sequence ATGACCTATGTAATTAAAAGAAACGGGAAAAAAGAGCCTTTTAACGAACAAAAAGTAAAAAATTCTGTTGAAAGTGCAGTTAAAGAAGCAGGATATAAAACACATGCCAAAAAAAGACTCATAGATAAAACTTTGAAGGACGTAAATCAAGCGGTACAAGGTAAAGAAGAAATATCCTCAGCAAAAATACGTAACATAGTAATAAATGACCTTGAACAGGAGTGGGACGAAGATCAAGTCCCTGTTACAAGGGCGTGGCGAAATTATGAATTAAAACACGGTACAATTTACCGGGAATAA